Proteins encoded within one genomic window of Spirulina major PCC 6313:
- a CDS encoding alpha/beta fold hydrolase has protein sequence MVTTPPPPVLNPQTWQWQDHTICYTVAGTGQPLLLIHGFGASIGHWRHNIPVLAAAGYQVYALDLLGFGGSDKPALDYTVELWVEQIKDFWAAKIQRPMVMVGNSIGGLLSLMVMADSPELTQGGILLNCAGGLNHRPDELNLPLRVVMGLFTKFVSSPLTGPFLFNQVRQKGRIKNTLYQVYCDRAAVTDDLVDLLYQPACDRGAQQVFASVLTAPPGPSPAELLPQIQQPLLVLWGEADPWTPISGSKLYQDQPTITFHPIPNAGHCPHDEAPDRVNPLILDWLATQFSPSP, from the coding sequence ATGGTAACAACACCGCCACCCCCTGTGCTGAACCCCCAAACCTGGCAATGGCAGGATCACACCATTTGCTACACCGTCGCCGGGACGGGGCAACCACTGCTGCTGATCCACGGCTTCGGCGCATCGATCGGCCATTGGCGGCACAATATCCCGGTGTTGGCGGCGGCGGGGTATCAAGTCTATGCCTTGGATTTATTGGGCTTTGGCGGTTCGGATAAGCCCGCCCTGGACTACACCGTTGAGCTTTGGGTGGAGCAGATTAAAGACTTTTGGGCGGCCAAAATTCAGCGTCCGATGGTGATGGTGGGCAATTCCATCGGCGGGCTGTTGAGTTTGATGGTGATGGCGGACTCTCCTGAACTGACCCAAGGGGGGATTTTGCTCAACTGTGCCGGGGGCTTGAACCATCGCCCCGATGAGTTAAATTTACCGCTGCGGGTAGTGATGGGGTTATTTACGAAATTCGTCAGTTCACCACTGACGGGGCCGTTTTTGTTTAATCAAGTCCGCCAAAAGGGACGGATTAAAAATACGCTGTATCAGGTGTATTGCGATCGCGCCGCCGTCACCGATGACCTCGTTGACCTGCTCTATCAACCCGCCTGCGATCGCGGGGCGCAACAGGTCTTCGCCTCCGTTCTCACCGCACCCCCCGGCCCCAGTCCCGCCGAACTCCTGCCCCAAATCCAGCAACCCCTCCTCGTCCTCTGGGGCGAAGCCGACCCCTGGACCCCGATCAGCGGTTCCAAACTCTATCAAGATCAACCCACCATTACCTTTCACCCCATCCCCAACGCGGGCCACTGTCCCCACGACGAAGCCCCCGATCGCGTCAATCCCTTGATCCTCGATTGGCTCGCCACCCAATTCTCCCCCTCACCCTAA